From a single Rosa rugosa chromosome 7, drRosRugo1.1, whole genome shotgun sequence genomic region:
- the LOC133721939 gene encoding NAC domain-containing protein 90-like, with amino-acid sequence MEDFPPGFRFYPTEEELVSFYLPHKLDGRREDVNRVMDRIIPVLDIYEFNPWDLPRNSGEMCHGDQEQWFFFIPRQESEARGGRPKRLTTTGYWKATGSPSYVFSSSSNTNHGAIGLKRTMVFYTGRAPNGSKTEWKMNEYKAIDGDNQLQAPSSSNAAPAPPLRQEFSLCRVYKKSKCLRAFDRRPSGTGDIMRRPTVTVHLPAVPQLADTDHQEGSTYPTSISHARNIIPAAPNSYNVEVERRSLSSSGSSSSGDLGQPSLSGQSTGSLPVAVDNGEPLWELDQLDWFN; translated from the exons ATGGAAGATTTTCCACCTGGGTTTAGATTCTACCCAACAGAGGAAGAACTAGTTTCATTTTATCTGCCCCACAAACTAGATGGAAGGAGGGAGGACGTGAACCGGGTTATGGACCGGATCATACCTGTGCTTGACATATATGAGTTTAATCCTTGGGATCTCCCAC GAAATTCAGGAGAAATGTGCCATGGAGATCAAGAGCAGTGGTTCTTCTTCATCCCAAGACAAGAGAGTGAAGCACGGGGAGGGAGACCTAAACGACTCACTACTACTGGATATTGGAAGGCAACTGGTTCTCCAAGTTATGTTTTCTCTTCCAGTTCCAACACTAATCATGGCGCCATCGGCCTCAAAAGAACCATGGTCTTCTACACTGGTAGAGCTCCCAATGGAAGCAAAACCGAGTGGAAGATGAATGAGTATAAAGCCATTGATGGAGACAATCAACTTCAAGCACCTTCATCATCAAACGCCGCACCTGCTCCTCCG TTAAGGCAAGAATTCAGTTTATGCCGAGTGTACAAGAAATCGAAATGCTTAAGGGCATTTGACAGACGACCTTCAGGCACTGGGGATATCATGCGCAGACCTACAGTTACAGTTCATTTACCAGCTGTGCCGCAGTTAGCAGATACAGATCATCAGGAGGGTTCTACTTATCCAACATCGATATCTCATGCTCGGAACATCATCCCAGCTGCTCCAAATTCATATAATGTGGAAGTGGAGAGAAGAAGTCTAAGCTCGTCTGGGAGTTCGTCCTCAGGAGACCTTGGCCAACCCTCTCTATCTGGACAGAGCACTGGAAGCTTGCCCGTGGCCGTGGACAATGGTGAACCTCTATGGGAACTGGACCAACTAGATTGGTTTAATTAA
- the LOC133722375 gene encoding vacuolar protein sorting-associated protein 55 homolog, translated as MLCRLAGLAFMFSASILLQVLACALYNNWWPMLSALMYVLVPMPCLFFGGGSTQVLFTRESDGWINAAKFLTGASTVGSLAIPIILRHAHMIETSAMWIEFVSFFIFVCTVMCFHRASLEDEW; from the exons ATGTTGTGCAGGCTTGCAGGACTTGCTTTTATGTTTTCAGCGAGCATCTTGCTACAGGTTCTG GCTTGTGCATTATACAACAATTGGTGGCCTATGTTGTCTG CTCTCATGTACGTCCTGGTACCGATGCCTTGTCTATTCTTTGGTGGTGGTTCTACTCAGGTTTTATTTACGAGGGAGAGTGATGG GTGGATAAATGCTGCTAAGTTTTTGACTGGGGCATCAACTGTGGGGAGCCTAGCCATTCCTATAATTCTTAGGCACGCTCATATGATTGAGACATCTGCTATGTGGATCGAATTCGTATCATTCTTCATATTTGTGTGCACTGTCATGTGTTTCCATCGTGCCAGCCTCGAAGACGAGTGGTGA